Proteins co-encoded in one Actinomadura luteofluorescens genomic window:
- a CDS encoding NUDIX domain-containing protein — MPSVDAGAAGPLTAVPPVRLQFAQKAFIVSGGRLLLVRKAASDPFHPGRWEVPGGRLEEDADLDLDDHIRREVWEEVGLKIDPGPPFHLWQWFMPDRGNPGGQIRVVAAARRCRPVTLDATLENQDVSDHLDRCAWVPLREAGGYDLIPSLRPVMRAFLLPAG; from the coding sequence ATGCCCTCGGTCGACGCCGGCGCCGCCGGCCCCCTCACCGCCGTGCCTCCGGTCCGGCTCCAGTTCGCGCAGAAGGCGTTCATCGTGTCCGGCGGGCGGCTGCTGCTGGTCCGCAAGGCCGCCTCCGACCCGTTCCACCCCGGCCGCTGGGAGGTGCCCGGCGGGCGGCTGGAGGAGGACGCCGACCTCGATCTCGACGACCACATCCGCCGCGAGGTCTGGGAGGAGGTCGGCCTGAAGATCGATCCGGGTCCGCCGTTCCACCTGTGGCAGTGGTTCATGCCCGACCGCGGCAACCCCGGCGGGCAGATCCGGGTGGTGGCGGCGGCGCGCCGCTGCCGGCCGGTGACCCTTGACGCCACCCTGGAGAACCAGGACGTCAGCGACCATCTGGACCGGTGCGCCTGGGTGCCGTTGCGCGAGGCCGGCGGGTACGACCTCATCCCGAGCCTGCGCCCGGTGATGCGGGCCTTCCTGCTTCCGGCCGGCTGA
- the infC gene encoding translation initiation factor IF-3, whose product MNDRIRVPEVRLVGPNGEQVGIVPIAKALELARESDLDLVEVAPTARPPVAKLMDYGKFKYESAMKAREARKNQAHTVIKEIKLRPKIDPHDYETKKGHVVRFLKAGDKVKVTIMFRGREQSRPELGFRLLQRLADDVEELGFVESRPKQDGRNMIMVLGPHKKKTARGQESETTV is encoded by the coding sequence ATCAACGACCGCATTCGCGTGCCCGAGGTCCGGCTCGTCGGCCCGAACGGCGAACAGGTGGGCATCGTGCCCATCGCCAAGGCCCTCGAACTCGCGCGTGAGTCGGACCTCGACCTCGTCGAGGTGGCGCCCACCGCGCGTCCGCCCGTCGCGAAGCTCATGGACTACGGCAAGTTCAAGTACGAGTCCGCGATGAAGGCGCGTGAAGCGCGGAAGAACCAGGCGCACACGGTCATCAAGGAGATCAAGCTCCGCCCGAAGATCGACCCGCACGACTACGAGACCAAGAAGGGTCACGTGGTGCGGTTCCTGAAGGCCGGGGACAAGGTGAAGGTCACGATCATGTTCCGTGGTCGTGAGCAGTCCCGTCCCGAGCTCGGTTTCCGGCTGCTGCAGCGGCTCGCCGACGACGTCGAGGAGCTCGGCTTCGTCGAGTCGCGGCCCAAGCAGGACGGCCGGAACATGATCATGGTGCTCGGTCCGCACAAGAAGAAGACGGCCCGCGGGCAGGAGTCGGAGACCACCGTCTGA
- the rpmI gene encoding 50S ribosomal protein L35, protein MPKTKTHSGAKKRFKLTGTGKVMRRRANRNHLLEHKPSKRTRRLDGPAVVAPADAKNIKKLLRK, encoded by the coding sequence ATGCCGAAGACCAAGACCCACAGCGGTGCCAAGAAGCGCTTCAAGCTGACCGGCACCGGCAAGGTGATGCGCCGCCGCGCCAACCGCAACCACCTGCTCGAGCACAAGCCGTCCAAGCGGACCCGGCGTCTCGACGGCCCCGCCGTGGTGGCCCCCGCCGACGCCAAGAACATCAAGAAGCTGCTGCGCAAGTAG
- the rplT gene encoding 50S ribosomal protein L20, with the protein MARVKRAVNAAKKRRVVLERSSGYRGQRSRLYRKAKEQQLHSMTYAFRDRKDRKGQFRRLWIQRINAAARANGITYNRFIQGLKAAEVEVDRRMLAELAVNDAPAFAALVKVAKDALPAEGSEAA; encoded by the coding sequence GTGGCACGCGTGAAGCGGGCGGTCAACGCCGCCAAGAAGCGTCGGGTCGTCCTGGAGCGGTCGAGCGGCTACCGCGGGCAGCGTTCGCGCCTGTACCGCAAGGCCAAGGAGCAGCAGCTCCACTCGATGACCTACGCCTTCCGGGACCGCAAGGACCGCAAGGGCCAGTTCCGCCGGCTGTGGATCCAGCGGATCAACGCCGCGGCCCGCGCCAACGGCATCACCTACAACCGGTTCATCCAGGGCCTGAAGGCCGCCGAGGTCGAGGTCGACCGGCGCATGCTCGCCGAGCTCGCCGTCAACGACGCCCCGGCGTTCGCCGCCCTGGTCAAGGTCGCCAAGGACGCGCTCCCGGCCGAGGGTTCGGAGGCGGCCTGA
- a CDS encoding TrmH family RNA methyltransferase, which yields MAGRELTSLRSPRVKAARRLAKRAFRRRENRFLAEGPQAVREALRIPGGLAELFTTAEAEARHPELVLAAERAGAPVLRVSGEIMAELAQTVTPQGLLAVCEFVDVPLDRALENAPRLVTVLAHVRDPGNAGTVLRTADAAGSETVVFTDASVDPYNGKCVRASAGSLFHLPVVVGPRFDALIPELKGAGLTVLAADGAGDRTLDEAIDEGVLARPTAWVFGNEAWGLPEEILRHVDEVVRVPIYGRAESLNLATAAAVCLYASARAQRGSQGERPSRT from the coding sequence ATGGCGGGCCGCGAGCTGACCTCTCTCCGATCACCACGGGTGAAGGCCGCTCGGCGGCTCGCCAAACGCGCGTTCCGGCGCCGTGAGAACCGGTTCCTCGCCGAGGGGCCGCAGGCGGTGCGGGAGGCGCTGCGCATCCCCGGCGGGCTCGCGGAGCTGTTCACCACGGCCGAGGCGGAGGCCCGCCACCCCGAGCTGGTGCTCGCCGCCGAGCGCGCCGGCGCGCCGGTGCTGCGCGTCAGCGGCGAGATCATGGCGGAGCTCGCCCAGACCGTCACCCCGCAGGGGCTGCTGGCGGTCTGCGAGTTCGTCGACGTCCCACTGGACAGGGCGCTGGAGAACGCCCCCCGGCTGGTGACCGTGCTCGCGCACGTCCGCGACCCCGGCAACGCGGGGACCGTCCTGCGCACCGCCGACGCCGCGGGCTCGGAGACGGTCGTGTTCACCGACGCGTCCGTCGACCCCTACAACGGCAAGTGCGTCCGCGCCTCAGCGGGCAGCCTGTTCCACCTGCCGGTCGTCGTCGGCCCCCGGTTCGACGCGCTGATCCCGGAGTTGAAGGGCGCGGGCCTGACCGTCCTGGCCGCCGACGGCGCGGGCGACCGCACCCTCGACGAGGCGATCGACGAGGGGGTGCTCGCCCGCCCCACCGCCTGGGTCTTCGGGAACGAGGCGTGGGGACTGCCCGAGGAGATCCTGCGGCATGTTGACGAGGTCGTCCGCGTGCCCATCTACGGGCGGGCCGAGAGCCTGAACCTGGCGACGGCCGCGGCCGTATGCCTCTATGCGTCGGCCCGGGCGCAGCGCGGCTCCCAGGGAGAGCGCCCGAGCCGTACGTGA
- a CDS encoding STAS domain-containing protein → MTEETRRTARAGRRPPEVRCRAGAVQAATVPDAFPDAPGAYADDGLRIEAARVEAGTAVVAVAGEIDLRTAGPLRDRLVETHGRLSGTGPRRLVADFAAVPFCDAAGLGALVAAHNQISAAGGEIALAGVRPAQLRLFKITGLHRLFAIHRDVEAALSGQDSPTRSG, encoded by the coding sequence ATGACCGAGGAGACCAGGCGAACCGCGAGGGCGGGCCGGCGTCCCCCGGAGGTGCGGTGCCGGGCCGGTGCGGTCCAGGCCGCCACCGTCCCGGACGCCTTTCCGGACGCCCCCGGCGCGTACGCGGACGACGGCCTGCGCATCGAGGCCGCCAGGGTCGAAGCCGGCACGGCCGTCGTCGCGGTGGCCGGGGAGATCGACCTGCGCACCGCCGGGCCGCTGCGCGACCGGCTCGTGGAGACGCACGGCCGGCTTTCCGGGACGGGGCCGCGCCGCCTGGTGGCCGACTTCGCCGCCGTCCCGTTCTGCGACGCGGCCGGGCTCGGCGCCCTGGTCGCCGCGCACAACCAGATCTCCGCCGCCGGCGGCGAGATCGCCCTCGCCGGGGTGCGGCCCGCCCAGCTGCGGTTGTTCAAGATCACCGGCCTGCACCGGCTGTTCGCGATCCACCGCGATGTCGAGGCCGCGCTGTCCGGCCAGGACTCGCCCACGAGGTCCGGATGA
- a CDS encoding sensor histidine kinase translates to MAARGPEAGSGPGPEGGGPDDLPDGLMVAGRDARVVVFNAAAARITGIPAGSAVGRDFRDVLPLHDAEGRDWWKCLAPYDGLSTRTRHPERVLFLPGGTEVLVTAAYRRDAERRVERFTVCLRDALHRARQERDRADLVSTVAHELRSPLTSVKGFTATLLAKWHRFNDDQKRVMLETVNADADRVTRLITELLDVSRIESGRLEMRRQVVDIPEEVRKVIAGRVAAGEPEDRFRFETRGELPEMWLDPDKMDQILGNLVENAVRHGAGTVTIVVEPDAHKEGAAVSVRDEGEGIPPEAVQRVFRQFWRGPGGNRRGGTGLGLYIVKGLVEAHGGVITVRRAPGGGAEFRFTVPAGAPDYAG, encoded by the coding sequence GTGGCCGCGCGCGGACCCGAGGCGGGGTCCGGGCCGGGCCCCGAGGGGGGCGGCCCGGACGACCTGCCCGACGGGCTGATGGTCGCCGGCCGGGACGCCCGCGTCGTCGTGTTCAACGCCGCCGCCGCGCGGATCACCGGGATCCCCGCCGGATCGGCCGTGGGCCGCGACTTCCGCGACGTCCTGCCCCTGCACGACGCCGAGGGCCGCGACTGGTGGAAGTGCCTGGCCCCCTACGACGGGCTGTCCACCCGCACCCGCCACCCCGAGCGCGTGCTGTTCCTTCCGGGCGGCACCGAGGTGCTCGTGACCGCCGCGTACCGGCGCGACGCCGAGCGCCGTGTGGAACGGTTCACCGTGTGCCTGCGCGACGCCCTGCACCGCGCCCGGCAGGAGCGCGACCGCGCCGACCTGGTCTCCACCGTCGCCCACGAGCTGCGCTCCCCGCTCACCAGCGTCAAGGGGTTCACCGCGACGCTGCTCGCCAAGTGGCACCGCTTCAACGACGACCAGAAGCGGGTGATGCTGGAGACCGTCAACGCCGACGCCGACCGCGTCACCCGGCTGATCACCGAGCTGCTGGACGTGTCCCGCATCGAGTCGGGCCGGCTGGAGATGCGCCGCCAGGTCGTCGACATCCCCGAGGAGGTCCGCAAGGTCATCGCGGGCCGGGTCGCCGCGGGGGAGCCGGAGGACCGCTTCCGCTTCGAGACGCGCGGCGAGCTGCCCGAGATGTGGCTCGATCCCGACAAGATGGATCAGATCCTCGGCAACCTCGTCGAAAACGCGGTGCGCCACGGGGCGGGCACTGTCACCATTGTGGTGGAGCCGGACGCGCATAAGGAGGGGGCGGCCGTGTCGGTGCGCGACGAGGGCGAGGGCATTCCGCCCGAGGCCGTCCAGCGCGTCTTCCGGCAGTTCTGGCGCGGGCCCGGCGGCAACCGCCGCGGCGGCACCGGGCTCGGGCTCTACATCGTCAAGGGGCTGGTCGAGGCGCACGGCGGCGTGATCACCGTGCGGCGGGCGCCCGGCGGCGGCGCCGAGTTCCGATTTACCGTGCCCGCAGGGGCCCCCGACTACGCCGGCTGA
- the pheS gene encoding phenylalanine--tRNA ligase subunit alpha — MSAPNKSYDPVEVSALQPEELERARAEALAAIAAAADLDALKQVRLAHAGDRSPLALANREIGALPPAARAEAGKRIGAARGAVAKALKERQAELEEERDRRVLVEETVDVTLPWDRAPRGARHPLTTMQERMADVFVSMGFEVSEGPEVEAEWFNFDALNFLPDHPARTMQDTFFVESEESGLVMRTHTSPMQIRSLLSRPLPVYVVAPGRTFRTDELDATHSPVFHQLEGLAVDEGLTMADLRGGIDAFVTGMFGEGLRTRFRPSFFPFTEPSAEVDMQCFVCRGASAEPGGAPCRTCSSEGWIELGGCGMVNPRVLVACGVDADRYSGWAFGLGVERTLMFRHGVEDMYDMVEGDVRFTLPFGMEI; from the coding sequence ATGTCTGCACCCAACAAGTCCTATGACCCCGTCGAGGTGTCCGCGCTGCAGCCCGAGGAGCTGGAGCGGGCCCGCGCCGAGGCGCTCGCGGCGATCGCCGCGGCCGCCGACCTCGACGCCCTGAAGCAGGTCCGGCTGGCGCACGCCGGAGACCGTTCCCCGCTCGCCCTGGCCAACCGCGAGATCGGCGCCCTCCCGCCCGCGGCCCGCGCCGAGGCGGGCAAGCGCATCGGCGCGGCCCGGGGCGCGGTGGCGAAGGCGCTCAAGGAGCGCCAGGCCGAGCTGGAGGAGGAGCGCGACCGCCGCGTCCTCGTCGAGGAGACCGTCGACGTCACCCTTCCGTGGGACCGCGCGCCGCGCGGCGCCCGGCACCCGCTGACCACGATGCAGGAGCGGATGGCCGACGTCTTCGTCTCGATGGGCTTCGAGGTCTCCGAGGGCCCCGAGGTCGAGGCGGAGTGGTTCAACTTCGACGCCCTGAACTTCCTTCCCGACCACCCGGCCCGCACCATGCAGGACACCTTCTTCGTCGAGTCGGAGGAGTCCGGGCTGGTGATGCGCACCCACACCTCGCCGATGCAGATCAGGTCGCTGCTGTCGCGGCCGCTGCCGGTGTACGTGGTGGCGCCCGGCCGCACGTTCCGCACCGACGAGCTCGACGCCACGCACAGCCCGGTGTTCCACCAGCTGGAGGGCCTCGCCGTCGACGAGGGCCTGACGATGGCCGATCTGCGCGGCGGCATCGACGCGTTCGTCACCGGCATGTTCGGCGAGGGGCTGAGGACGCGGTTCAGGCCGTCGTTCTTCCCGTTCACCGAGCCGTCCGCCGAGGTGGACATGCAGTGCTTCGTGTGCCGGGGCGCGTCCGCGGAGCCGGGCGGCGCGCCCTGCCGCACCTGCAGCTCCGAGGGCTGGATCGAGCTCGGCGGCTGCGGCATGGTCAACCCGCGGGTGCTGGTGGCCTGCGGGGTCGACGCGGACCGCTACAGCGGCTGGGCGTTCGGGCTGGGCGTCGAGCGGACGCTGATGTTCCGGCACGGCGTGGAGGACATGTACGACATGGTGGAGGGCGACGTCCGGTTCACCCTCCCGTTCGGGATGGAGATCTGA